One genomic window of Candidatus Didemnitutus sp. includes the following:
- a CDS encoding DDE-type integrase/transposase/recombinase, which translates to MAATPSLQIREGIDVVANGRRGVVTRLVNLDTVLVRDAETGETRKFRVAELRTSAPTPGHTDLERIPDHDWQIANQRLEVILPLLGKTDRNRAEVEERAASFNLHVNTVYKWISAYQETGLLTSLMPKTRSDKGAQRLDLLVEDVIKAVIKEFFLTPQRMPISKVCAEVRSRCLRSNVTPPHPNTVRNRITSISQSLQLTKRASRRAAEQKFSPIEGSFPGADWPLAVVQIDHTKIDLILVDDVHRRPIGRPWLTLAIDVFSRMVTGFYVSFDPPGALSVGLCIAHSALAKEPWLLRTEVDGEWPVWGLPRTFHVDNAREFRGQMLDRACQQYGINIEWRPVARPHFGSHIERLLGTLAREIHTLPGTTFSNPVERGDYPSEQRAVMTLRELETWLTTFIVQVYHRRVHSVLGVSPSERFQQGILGTATRPGTGLPARVADEQRLRLDFLPYKERTIQNYGVVIDEIHYYHDVLRAWINAPDPAHPRHKRKFLFRFDPRDLSVIWFWDPVLNAHFPIPYRDTSHPPVSIWELREMSRAVESSKQPMDERALFEAYDRMRTIEQEAASSTKAVRRAAQRRRFSAPDLPRSLPLPATTEAGAPGKPPAPFDELDDLSSRTPEDHEDDE; encoded by the coding sequence ATGGCCGCGACTCCCTCTCTCCAAATCCGTGAAGGCATCGATGTCGTTGCCAATGGTCGCCGCGGTGTCGTAACCCGGCTGGTGAATCTCGACACCGTCCTTGTGCGCGATGCCGAGACTGGCGAGACACGGAAGTTCCGTGTCGCTGAGCTGCGCACTTCCGCGCCAACTCCGGGGCATACAGACCTCGAACGCATTCCGGATCACGACTGGCAGATCGCAAATCAGCGCTTGGAGGTCATCCTTCCTTTGCTCGGGAAGACCGATCGCAATCGTGCTGAAGTCGAGGAACGGGCGGCCTCTTTCAATCTCCACGTCAATACCGTCTACAAGTGGATATCGGCCTATCAGGAGACGGGCCTGCTCACGTCCTTGATGCCCAAGACGCGTTCCGATAAAGGTGCCCAGCGACTGGATCTCTTAGTGGAGGATGTTATCAAAGCGGTGATCAAGGAATTTTTCCTCACGCCTCAGCGCATGCCGATCTCCAAGGTCTGCGCGGAGGTGCGCAGCCGTTGCTTGCGGAGCAATGTCACACCGCCGCATCCCAACACGGTGCGCAATCGCATCACGTCGATTTCCCAATCTCTTCAGCTCACCAAGCGCGCAAGCCGTCGTGCAGCCGAGCAGAAATTTTCTCCGATCGAAGGCTCGTTTCCCGGTGCCGATTGGCCGCTCGCGGTCGTGCAGATCGACCACACGAAAATTGACCTCATTCTCGTTGATGACGTGCACCGCAGACCGATTGGCCGACCGTGGCTGACCTTGGCGATCGATGTTTTCAGCCGAATGGTGACCGGCTTCTACGTCTCGTTTGACCCGCCTGGGGCCCTGTCCGTTGGCTTGTGCATCGCTCATTCAGCCCTCGCCAAGGAGCCGTGGCTGCTCCGCACGGAGGTGGATGGTGAGTGGCCGGTTTGGGGGCTGCCCAGAACCTTCCACGTCGACAATGCGCGCGAGTTTCGTGGCCAGATGCTCGATCGCGCGTGTCAGCAATACGGAATCAATATCGAATGGCGGCCCGTGGCCCGGCCTCACTTCGGGAGTCACATCGAACGCCTGCTCGGCACTCTCGCGCGAGAGATTCACACTCTCCCGGGCACCACGTTCTCCAACCCTGTGGAGCGCGGAGACTATCCCTCGGAACAACGGGCGGTGATGACCCTCCGTGAACTCGAGACCTGGCTGACCACCTTCATCGTTCAGGTCTATCATCGCCGTGTGCATTCGGTGTTGGGAGTTTCTCCGTCCGAGAGATTTCAACAAGGCATCCTCGGCACGGCCACGCGGCCAGGCACGGGACTGCCAGCCCGCGTCGCGGACGAACAACGGCTCCGTTTGGATTTCCTGCCGTATAAGGAACGGACCATTCAAAACTACGGCGTCGTGATCGACGAGATCCACTACTACCACGACGTTTTGCGTGCATGGATCAATGCTCCCGATCCCGCACACCCGCGCCACAAGCGAAAGTTCCTTTTCCGTTTCGATCCCCGCGACCTTAGCGTGATCTGGTTCTGGGACCCGGTCCTCAACGCTCACTTTCCCATCCCTTATCGGGACACCTCGCATCCGCCCGTCAGCATCTGGGAATTGCGCGAAATGTCCCGAGCGGTAGAGTCCTCGAAACAGCCAATGGATGAACGGGCGTTGTTTGAGGCCTACGATCGGATGCGCACCATTGAGCAGGAGGCGGCTTCCAGCACGAAGGCCGTTCGTCGTGCCGCACAGCGTCGCCGCTTCTCAGCGCCCGATCTGCCGCGTTCATTGCCTTTGCCGGCCACTACGGAAGCCGGTGCCCCCGGCAAGCCTCCCGCGCCCTTCGACGAACTCGATGACCTGAGCAGCCGCACACCTGAGGATCATGAAGACGACGAGTAG
- a CDS encoding TnsA endonuclease N-terminal domain-containing protein, translated as MPVRTVPKNHRNVTGAFSSTKAVGAARFESTLERDFLALLNFNPAVRSFEVQPVRIPLSGTDRQRHYTPDVLVHFDPGMMPDRKPWLCEVKYRSELRSDWKKLTPKFQAAARFAAEKGWRFKLITEAEIRTPFLENVRFLDRYARLEPGMEDDVARLHETLAQLREATPALLLAALCKDRWNQALLLPKLWHMIGTAQVMADLTVPLTMQSSIWLPQD; from the coding sequence ATGCCTGTCCGCACTGTTCCCAAGAACCATCGCAACGTCACCGGCGCCTTCAGTTCGACCAAGGCGGTCGGCGCCGCGCGCTTCGAGTCCACATTGGAGCGCGACTTTCTCGCCCTGCTGAACTTCAACCCGGCGGTCCGGTCATTCGAGGTCCAGCCAGTGCGAATTCCGCTGTCTGGCACCGACCGGCAGCGCCACTACACTCCCGACGTGCTCGTGCACTTCGATCCGGGGATGATGCCCGATCGCAAACCGTGGCTCTGTGAGGTCAAATATCGTTCGGAACTCCGCTCCGACTGGAAGAAACTGACGCCGAAGTTTCAAGCGGCGGCTCGCTTTGCGGCCGAGAAGGGATGGCGGTTCAAGCTGATTACGGAGGCTGAAATCAGAACGCCTTTCCTGGAGAACGTGCGATTCTTGGATCGGTATGCCCGCCTGGAGCCCGGCATGGAAGACGATGTTGCTCGCTTGCACGAGACGTTGGCGCAACTACGCGAAGCCACTCCGGCGCTATTGTTGGCCGCGCTATGTAAAGATCGCTGGAACCAGGCGCTCCTGCTGCCCAAGCTCTGGCATATGATTGGCACCGCGCAAGTGATGGCCGATTTGACTGTTCCGCTGACGATGCAGAGCAGCATCTGGCTCCCGCAGGACTAG
- a CDS encoding immunoglobulin domain-containing protein produces MKLSTTVLFSFALLASFSASPSLVAASSYATPYAFSTLTGVSSIGSNDGPGAAARFYGPSAITCDANGNLYVADEVNNTLRKITPSGVVSTLAGTAGVRGGSDGTGPDARFNNPTGVAVDAAGNIYVADKLNHAVRKVSPAGVVTTFAGVVGQRGTADGTSTQARFEILGGAAIDTAGNIYVAEWVNNTVRKIAPNGTVTTLAGQPGVYGTADGVGTAATFMFPYSLALDANNNVWVGDLIGSLRKIAPDGTVTTVIPSSAGHQSITALAIAANGTLYFATGRHTIHRRATDGTVTLIAGAAGVRGATDGAGTVARLSNPFGLALDSAGNLFVADRDNNTIRKITADGTVSTLAGLAPDNATGTTDGTLNAARFGGLAQIAIAPTGESYVADAINSTIRKINRDGVVSTFAGKAGQRGNVDGTGDQARFDSPYGIALAADGNLYVSDAATNTIRKVSAQGVVTTLAGNANAAGADDGTGSAARFNFPAGLVAGLDGNIYVADRLNHTIRRITPTGVVTTFAGSLLLPGNLDGLGTAARFDTPEGLAQDAAGNLYVSHSVRHGSIRKIAPNGTVTTLAGGAGGDANAEDGTGSAARFNQPKALAVDASGNVFVADGENHVIRKVTPAGVVTTLAGLAEAAGSADGLGRKSRFLSPPGLALDRDGGIYVTSGTTIRKGIVAAAPRITTQPANASVNAGANAQLSVIAAAAPEPAYQWRLNGTAIAGATASTLTISAARTADAGDYTVVVSNELGSVTSNPATLNVTAVTTPTPASSGNGGGGGAPSVWFIAALLLSGLARRIFRS; encoded by the coding sequence ATGAAGCTCTCAACGACGGTCCTATTCTCATTTGCCCTCCTCGCGTCGTTCTCGGCGTCGCCCTCTCTCGTCGCTGCGTCCAGTTACGCTACGCCCTACGCGTTCTCCACGCTCACCGGCGTCTCCAGCATCGGCAGCAATGACGGCCCCGGCGCCGCCGCGCGCTTCTACGGTCCGAGCGCGATCACCTGCGACGCGAACGGCAACCTCTACGTCGCCGACGAGGTCAACAACACCCTCCGCAAGATCACGCCCTCGGGCGTGGTAAGCACCTTAGCCGGCACCGCCGGCGTGCGCGGCGGCAGCGATGGCACCGGTCCCGACGCCCGATTCAACAATCCCACCGGCGTCGCCGTCGATGCCGCCGGCAATATCTACGTCGCCGACAAGCTCAACCATGCGGTGCGCAAGGTCTCCCCGGCCGGAGTCGTGACCACCTTCGCCGGCGTTGTCGGACAACGCGGCACCGCCGACGGCACGTCCACCCAAGCGCGTTTTGAAATCCTCGGCGGCGCCGCCATCGACACGGCCGGCAACATCTACGTCGCCGAATGGGTGAATAACACCGTCCGCAAGATCGCACCCAACGGCACCGTCACCACGCTCGCCGGGCAGCCCGGCGTCTATGGCACCGCCGACGGCGTCGGCACCGCCGCGACGTTCATGTTTCCCTACTCCCTCGCGCTCGACGCGAACAACAACGTCTGGGTCGGCGACCTCATCGGCAGCCTGCGCAAAATCGCGCCAGACGGCACCGTGACGACCGTCATTCCCTCGAGCGCGGGCCACCAATCGATCACCGCCCTCGCCATCGCGGCAAACGGCACGCTCTATTTCGCCACCGGTCGCCACACGATTCATCGTCGCGCCACCGACGGCACCGTGACCTTGATCGCCGGCGCCGCGGGAGTGCGCGGCGCGACCGACGGCGCCGGCACGGTCGCGCGGCTCAGCAATCCCTTCGGCCTCGCCCTCGACAGTGCGGGCAACCTCTTCGTCGCCGATCGCGACAACAATACGATCCGCAAGATCACTGCCGACGGCACCGTCTCCACCCTCGCCGGCCTCGCGCCCGACAACGCCACCGGCACGACCGACGGCACGCTGAACGCCGCGCGCTTCGGCGGACTCGCCCAAATCGCCATCGCCCCCACCGGGGAGTCGTATGTCGCCGACGCAATCAACTCCACGATACGTAAGATCAACCGCGACGGCGTGGTGAGCACCTTCGCAGGCAAGGCCGGCCAGCGCGGCAATGTCGACGGCACCGGCGACCAAGCGCGCTTCGACAGCCCCTACGGCATCGCACTCGCCGCGGACGGCAATCTCTACGTGAGCGACGCCGCCACGAACACGATCCGCAAGGTGAGCGCCCAAGGCGTCGTCACGACCCTCGCCGGCAACGCGAACGCTGCCGGCGCTGACGACGGCACCGGCAGCGCCGCGCGTTTCAACTTTCCCGCCGGTCTCGTCGCCGGTCTCGACGGCAATATCTACGTCGCCGACCGGCTCAATCACACGATCCGCCGCATCACGCCCACGGGCGTCGTCACGACTTTCGCCGGCAGCCTCCTGCTTCCGGGCAATCTCGACGGACTCGGCACTGCCGCACGCTTCGATACGCCCGAAGGCCTCGCGCAGGACGCCGCCGGCAATCTCTACGTTTCTCACTCCGTTCGCCACGGCAGCATCCGCAAAATCGCGCCCAACGGCACGGTCACCACCTTGGCCGGCGGTGCCGGCGGCGACGCGAACGCGGAAGACGGCACCGGCTCCGCCGCTCGTTTCAACCAACCCAAGGCACTCGCGGTCGACGCCAGCGGCAACGTCTTCGTCGCCGACGGCGAAAATCATGTGATTCGCAAAGTGACGCCCGCCGGCGTCGTCACCACCCTCGCCGGCCTCGCCGAAGCCGCCGGCAGCGCCGACGGTCTGGGCCGCAAGTCGCGCTTCCTTTCGCCTCCCGGCCTCGCCCTCGACCGCGATGGCGGCATCTACGTCACCAGCGGCACGACGATCCGCAAGGGCATCGTCGCCGCCGCGCCACGCATCACAACGCAGCCCGCAAATGCCAGCGTGAACGCCGGCGCGAACGCCCAACTCTCCGTCATCGCGGCCGCCGCTCCCGAACCGGCCTACCAGTGGCGATTGAACGGCACGGCCATCGCCGGCGCGACCGCGAGCACGTTGACCATCTCCGCGGCGCGCACAGCGGACGCCGGCGACTACACCGTCGTCGTCTCGAACGAACTCGGCAGCGTCACCAGCAATCCAGCCACGCTCAATGTCACGGCAGTCACGACGCCGACGCCAGCGTCCAGCGGGAATGGCGGTGGCGGCGGCGCACCGAGCGTCTGGTTTATCGCGGCGCTGTTACTCAGCGGCCTGGCTCGACGGATCTTCCGGAGCTGA
- a CDS encoding immunoglobulin domain-containing protein, whose protein sequence is MNKVNFCFFRPIWIVLITTLIVRAEDPSPAPYYFTTLAGTSNIGNADGTGKAARFYSPIGAAFDRAGNLWVADTYNHTIRKITPAGVVTTVAGLAGFSGATDGTGDAARFNYPAGLALDGAGNIYVAESRNHTVRRITPAGVVTTVAGLAATPGSVDGTGNAARFNTPEGIAIDGAGNLYVADTNNSTIRKITATGVVTTFAGKAETSGATDGLGEAARFKMPTGLAVDAAGNVFVADSFNHTIRRITPAGAVTTVAGLAGSSGAIDGSGSTARFSIPEGVTADLQGNLYVAEGGNCTIRKIDPTGAVSTIAGQAGRFGWKDGTGSAALFNFPNGVAVDASNGIFVTDTYNSTIRRITPDGVVTTFAGSAESRGSADGTGDAARFNLPGGVTVDGTGNVYVADTSNNTIRRITPDGVVTTLAGTAGQVVADSTTGQVGGKYADGTGSAARFFSPTGVALDAAGNVFVSDTGNCVIRRITPAGAVTTLAGNAETFGWADGTGTGAIFFEPVGLVVTGANEIFVADSGNHVIRRITPAGVVTTFAGQPRISGSDDGTGTAARFNRPRGLALDASGNLYVGDTYNHTIRKITPAGVVTTVAGLAGSPGLTDGPGNLARLNSPGGLAIDQSGNIYLADSTNHTFRRISPSGEVTTLAGKGGTDGSADGLGNSARFFYPNFVALDAKGVAYVTDGFNNTIRQGQLAAAPVAIEQPKNLSVSAGSSVTFSVKAVAVPAPTYQWQFNGQPFSGATGSTLSFNNARASDAGEYSVTITNALGSVTSGKATLTVTPASAPPPTGGGSSSGGGGAPSEWFLATLLSLVALRTLRRAR, encoded by the coding sequence ATGAACAAAGTGAACTTCTGCTTTTTCCGACCCATCTGGATCGTTCTCATCACGACCCTTATCGTCCGCGCCGAGGACCCCAGCCCGGCGCCCTACTACTTCACCACACTTGCCGGAACCTCCAATATCGGAAATGCCGACGGCACCGGCAAAGCGGCACGCTTCTACAGCCCGATCGGGGCCGCCTTCGACCGCGCAGGGAACCTCTGGGTGGCGGATACCTACAATCACACCATTCGGAAAATCACGCCCGCCGGTGTCGTGACCACCGTGGCCGGGCTGGCGGGTTTTAGCGGCGCGACCGATGGCACCGGCGATGCCGCCCGATTCAACTACCCGGCGGGTCTGGCACTGGACGGCGCCGGCAACATTTATGTGGCGGAATCCCGCAACCACACGGTCCGGCGCATCACGCCGGCGGGAGTCGTAACGACCGTAGCCGGTCTGGCCGCGACTCCGGGTTCCGTCGATGGCACCGGCAACGCTGCACGGTTCAACACCCCAGAGGGCATCGCCATCGACGGGGCGGGCAATCTCTACGTCGCCGACACCAACAATTCCACCATCCGCAAGATCACGGCCACCGGAGTAGTCACGACCTTTGCCGGGAAAGCGGAGACATCCGGAGCCACCGATGGGTTGGGAGAAGCCGCTCGTTTCAAGATGCCAACCGGGCTCGCAGTCGACGCCGCGGGCAATGTTTTCGTGGCCGACTCATTCAACCACACGATCCGGCGTATCACTCCCGCAGGCGCCGTCACCACTGTCGCCGGGCTGGCTGGCTCCAGCGGGGCCATCGACGGTTCGGGCAGCACGGCCCGGTTCAGCATTCCTGAAGGAGTGACGGCCGACCTCCAGGGTAACCTCTACGTGGCGGAGGGTGGCAACTGCACGATTCGCAAGATCGACCCGACAGGCGCGGTCAGCACCATCGCCGGCCAAGCCGGCCGCTTCGGTTGGAAAGACGGCACTGGCAGCGCGGCGCTTTTCAATTTCCCCAACGGAGTGGCGGTCGACGCCAGCAACGGGATTTTCGTCACCGACACCTACAATTCGACGATCCGTCGCATCACACCAGACGGCGTGGTCACCACCTTTGCCGGTTCGGCAGAAAGCCGGGGTTCAGCGGACGGCACCGGCGATGCCGCGCGCTTCAATCTGCCCGGGGGCGTGACTGTGGACGGCACCGGCAACGTCTATGTTGCCGACACGTCCAACAACACCATTCGCCGCATCACCCCTGACGGCGTCGTTACGACCCTGGCCGGGACTGCCGGTCAGGTGGTTGCAGACAGCACCACTGGCCAGGTGGGCGGAAAATACGCGGACGGCACGGGATCCGCGGCGCGGTTCTTCTCCCCGACCGGAGTGGCGTTGGACGCGGCGGGCAACGTCTTCGTCTCCGACACTGGCAACTGTGTCATTCGCCGCATCACTCCCGCTGGAGCCGTGACCACGCTCGCCGGTAACGCGGAGACCTTCGGTTGGGCCGACGGCACGGGCACTGGCGCCATTTTTTTCGAACCGGTCGGCCTGGTGGTCACCGGCGCGAACGAAATCTTCGTCGCCGATTCGGGAAACCACGTCATCCGCCGCATCACTCCCGCCGGCGTCGTGACCACTTTTGCCGGCCAGCCGAGAATCAGCGGCTCCGACGACGGCACGGGCACTGCGGCGCGCTTCAACAGGCCGCGCGGCCTCGCACTGGATGCCTCAGGCAACCTCTACGTGGGGGACACCTACAATCACACCATTCGGAAAATTACGCCCGCCGGAGTCGTTACCACCGTGGCCGGCCTGGCGGGCTCTCCGGGCCTGACTGATGGCCCCGGAAATCTTGCCCGCCTCAACAGCCCCGGCGGGCTAGCCATCGACCAATCCGGAAACATTTATCTGGCCGACAGCACCAATCACACTTTTCGCCGCATCTCCCCTTCTGGCGAAGTCACCACCCTCGCGGGCAAAGGCGGAACCGACGGCTCAGCCGATGGCCTCGGGAATTCGGCCCGGTTCTTTTATCCCAACTTCGTCGCCTTGGATGCCAAGGGCGTCGCCTACGTGACTGATGGGTTCAACAACACCATCCGCCAAGGCCAGCTCGCAGCCGCACCCGTTGCGATCGAGCAACCGAAGAACCTCTCCGTATCCGCCGGCTCCAGTGTGACCTTCTCCGTCAAGGCCGTCGCTGTGCCGGCTCCGACTTATCAATGGCAGTTCAACGGTCAGCCCTTCAGCGGCGCGACCGGCAGCACCCTCAGCTTCAACAACGCCCGCGCCTCCGACGCCGGCGAATACTCCGTCACGATCACCAACGCCCTTGGCAGCGTCACCAGCGGGAAGGCCACGCTGACCGTGACGCCGGCGAGCGCGCCACCACCGACCGGCGGCGGCAGTTCCAGTGGTGGCGGCGGCGCACCGAGCGAGTGGTTCCTCGCCACGCTGCTCAGCCTCGTCGCCTTGCGCACGCTGCGCCGCGCGCGCTGA
- a CDS encoding immunoglobulin domain-containing protein, which yields MKHLRLFTLGALALLSSLGPRLHAAADYSTLYSFTTLAGTSSIGSQDGTGAAARFYSPQDIAVDATGNAFVVDEGNHTIRKMTPAGVVTTFAGKPGEPGNVDGTGSAARFDSPQGIAIDSSGNLYVTDTGNHTIRKITSAGVVTTLAGLAGVTGNTDASGNAARFNRPRKIASDSSGNLYVTEAGNNAVRKITPTGGVTTFATNLKFPETQDIDALVSVAYGAIAVDTNGNVCVSAYEFTDEHSVLTSSGYFVNYSYIGFVHKLTPAGADSRLWETSITRTYDRQLYNAGVSALTFDSTGQLVATVGYQVVRYAPPADGSPNFVTLAGDGTIGGADGSATMAKLGFPMALTYDRSGNLLIADAGNNNVRKLSTTGTVSTVAGLALENAASFLDATGSAARLGSQLGVAVDAQRNVYIADTANHCIRKVTPAGDVTTLAGAPGQSGAVDGMGTAARFNGPVGLAVASSGILYVTDTQNHILRRVSPTGEVTTLAGTAGTFGSADGQGTDAQFYYPRGVTIGANGDLFVTDSTNATIRKVTATGEVSTFAGTALAYGTANGTGSAARFGSPQGIVADASGNLYVTDPGNHTIRKITSDGAVTTLGSATPGYADGSLAAARFNDPAAIGADASGNLYVADSDNQTIRKIWTTGTTAGTVSTLAGLVDSPGSTDGAGRDARFYYPRGIAVDNAGGLYVASGTTVRAGVLATGPTITTQPASQSVNAGANVTFSVTATGTPTPTYQWSLNGTALSGATGSSLTVSNVAAANAGDYTVSVTNAAGSVTSNKATLTVNTPAPTPTPTPAPSGGGGGAPSDWFAALVASALLIRAWRQARG from the coding sequence ATGAAACACCTCCGCCTTTTCACTCTCGGCGCACTCGCGCTGCTCTCCAGCCTCGGCCCGCGGCTCCACGCCGCCGCCGACTATTCAACCCTGTATTCGTTCACGACGCTCGCCGGCACATCGAGCATCGGCAGCCAGGATGGCACGGGTGCCGCCGCGCGTTTCTACAGTCCACAGGACATCGCCGTCGACGCCACCGGCAACGCCTTCGTCGTCGACGAGGGCAACCACACCATCCGCAAGATGACCCCGGCCGGCGTCGTCACCACCTTCGCCGGCAAGCCGGGCGAACCCGGCAACGTCGACGGCACGGGCAGCGCCGCGCGCTTCGACAGCCCGCAAGGCATCGCCATCGACTCGTCCGGCAATCTCTACGTCACCGACACCGGCAACCACACCATCCGCAAAATCACTTCCGCCGGCGTCGTGACGACTCTCGCAGGTCTGGCGGGCGTCACCGGTAACACCGACGCCTCGGGCAACGCCGCGCGCTTCAACCGCCCCCGCAAAATCGCGAGCGACTCGTCCGGCAACCTCTATGTGACCGAAGCGGGCAACAACGCCGTCCGCAAGATCACGCCCACCGGCGGCGTCACCACCTTCGCCACCAACCTGAAATTTCCCGAGACGCAGGACATCGACGCTCTCGTGTCCGTCGCTTACGGCGCCATCGCCGTCGATACGAACGGCAACGTCTGCGTCTCCGCCTACGAATTCACCGACGAGCACTCGGTCCTCACGTCCTCAGGCTATTTCGTGAACTATTCCTACATCGGTTTCGTGCACAAGCTCACGCCCGCCGGCGCCGACTCACGCCTTTGGGAGACTTCGATCACGCGCACCTATGACCGGCAGCTATACAACGCCGGCGTCAGCGCCCTCACCTTCGACTCCACCGGCCAGCTCGTCGCCACCGTCGGATACCAAGTGGTGCGCTACGCTCCGCCCGCCGACGGTTCACCCAATTTTGTCACTCTGGCCGGCGACGGGACGATCGGTGGCGCGGACGGTTCGGCCACGATGGCGAAGCTCGGTTTCCCGATGGCCCTGACCTATGACCGCAGCGGCAATCTCCTCATCGCCGACGCCGGCAACAACAACGTTCGCAAACTCTCCACCACGGGCACCGTGAGCACGGTAGCGGGCCTCGCCTTGGAAAACGCCGCGTCATTCCTCGATGCGACGGGCTCCGCCGCCCGCCTCGGTTCCCAACTCGGCGTGGCCGTCGACGCCCAACGCAATGTCTATATCGCGGACACCGCCAACCACTGCATCCGCAAAGTCACCCCCGCGGGCGACGTCACCACTCTCGCCGGCGCCCCGGGCCAATCGGGAGCCGTCGACGGCATGGGCACGGCCGCCCGCTTCAACGGCCCCGTCGGACTCGCCGTCGCCAGCTCGGGCATCCTCTACGTGACCGACACCCAGAACCACATCCTCCGACGCGTTTCTCCGACCGGCGAAGTCACCACCCTCGCCGGAACCGCGGGCACTTTCGGCAGCGCCGACGGCCAGGGAACCGACGCGCAATTCTACTATCCCCGCGGCGTCACGATCGGCGCGAACGGCGACCTGTTCGTCACCGATTCGACCAATGCCACGATCCGCAAAGTCACCGCGACCGGAGAGGTCTCCACCTTCGCCGGCACCGCTCTCGCCTACGGCACCGCGAACGGCACCGGCAGCGCGGCGCGCTTTGGAAGCCCGCAAGGCATCGTGGCCGACGCCAGCGGCAATCTCTACGTGACCGATCCCGGCAATCACACCATCCGCAAGATCACCTCCGACGGCGCCGTCACCACCCTCGGCAGCGCCACCCCAGGCTACGCCGACGGCAGCCTCGCGGCCGCACGCTTCAATGACCCCGCGGCGATCGGGGCCGATGCGAGCGGCAATCTCTACGTCGCCGACAGTGACAACCAGACCATTCGCAAGATCTGGACGACGGGAACCACGGCCGGGACCGTCAGCACACTCGCCGGTCTGGTCGATTCCCCCGGCAGCACGGACGGCGCGGGCCGCGACGCCCGCTTCTACTACCCGCGCGGCATCGCCGTCGACAACGCGGGCGGGCTCTACGTCGCCAGTGGCACCACGGTGCGCGCCGGCGTGCTCGCTACCGGTCCCACCATCACGACCCAGCCGGCCAGCCAATCCGTCAACGCCGGCGCCAACGTCACATTCAGCGTCACCGCCACCGGCACCCCGACGCCGACCTATCAATGGTCCCTCAACGGCACCGCGCTCAGCGGCGCGACCGGCAGCTCGCTCACCGTCTCCAACGTCGCCGCCGCCAACGCAGGCGACTACACCGTCAGCGTGACCAACGCCGCCGGCAGCGTCACGAGCAACAAGGCCACGCTCACCGTCAACACGCCCGCCCCCACTCCCACCCCCACGCCCGCACCGTCCGGCGGCGGCGGCGGCGCGCCCTCGGATTGGTTCGCCGCGCTCGTCGCCAGCGCGCTGCTCATCCGCGCCTGGCGTCAGGCCCGAGGCTGA
- a CDS encoding AMP nucleosidase: MDTKQQIVENWLPRYTGVPLKDFGQYILLTNFDAYVETFAQWHNVPVMGRDKPMSSATADGVTIINFGMGSATAATVMDLLTAINPKAVLFLGKCGGVKHRAKVGSLILPIAAIRGEGTSNDYFPPEVPAMPSFALQKAISTTIRDHSRDYWTGTVYTTNRRVWEHDAEFKKYLERLRVMAIDMETATIFITGFANEIPTGALLLVSDEPMTPEGVKTSESDRKVDGDFVSDHIRIGLDSLKQLINKGLTVKHLKF; the protein is encoded by the coding sequence ATGGACACCAAACAACAAATCGTCGAGAACTGGTTGCCCCGCTACACCGGCGTCCCGCTCAAGGATTTCGGCCAGTATATCCTCCTCACGAACTTCGACGCCTACGTCGAGACCTTCGCCCAGTGGCACAACGTCCCCGTGATGGGTCGCGACAAGCCGATGAGCTCCGCCACCGCGGACGGCGTCACGATCATCAACTTCGGCATGGGCAGCGCCACGGCGGCGACCGTGATGGACCTGCTCACCGCGATCAACCCGAAGGCCGTCCTCTTCCTCGGCAAATGCGGCGGCGTGAAACACCGCGCAAAAGTCGGCAGCCTCATCCTCCCCATCGCCGCCATCCGCGGCGAGGGCACGAGCAACGACTATTTTCCGCCCGAAGTGCCCGCGATGCCGTCGTTCGCGCTGCAAAAAGCCATCTCGACCACGATCCGCGATCATAGCCGCGATTACTGGACCGGCACCGTCTACACGACCAACCGCCGCGTCTGGGAGCACGACGCCGAGTTCAAGAAATACCTCGAGCGCCTCCGCGTCATGGCCATCGACATGGAGACGGCGACGATCTTCATCACCGGATTCGCCAACGAAATCCCCACCGGCGCGCTGCTCCTCGTGTCCGACGAACCCATGACGCCCGAAGGCGTGAAAACCTCCGAGAGCGACCGCAAGGTCGACGGCGACTTCGTCTCCGATCACATCCGCATCGGCCTCGATTCCCTGAAGCAGCTCATCAACAAGGGGCTCACGGTGAAGCATCTGAAGTTCTGA